GTTATGTACAAAGAAGATTGGGCTGGAATACAGCATAATAATTACACATagactaaattttagttttcCCATTGTCAAATAATCatgactggagggagtactacttgctAATGTAGGTGTGGTACAGTTGTAGATAACAAATGCCTTATTAAATCTTTTCCTGCAAAGTTTAGTGAAGCTCTCATACATACTTTCTCATTTTGTAGAGCAAGATGATCCATTGAAACTATCAGGGAAAACCAGACAGCTTGGTCTTATTGTAAGTTTCTTTGCAGTATTGATTTCAATATCCAGGACTGTATTGATTTCAATATCCAGGACTTATCTTTGTCCTATATTATTTATATTGCTTGCCGATTGTAGTTCTGATAGTTCTTTTCTCTAATACACAAGAGATGTgtgtatcatttcattaagagaaGGAAGCTCCGAGAGTTTTTATTTCCATGCTATACGATTATTTTGCACTTTGCTGAAATCtgcactagtttttttttttttctggaaatgTTGATTCGATCAGATTTACAACAAAACAGTGATTAAACAAAAATAATCTCAAAATCAAGAGCTTGGTTTCTTGCAAACTACTAGTTTGTTTCTgccatttgatttctttttggCTGGTTTCATCATCTTGACACCTCAGCTCCAACAACTGTTTGTTGCAGGTCTGTAGGGGTACAGCGGTGATGCTTGTATCGCCAACCGATGGAACGGACGAGATTGCCAACCCCTTCCAATCTGATGGTGCATAAACCTGCAGGAGCTGATGGTTCTCCTAGTCAAGATCCATGCTCTCCCAGTAGAGAGGCCTTTGTATTAACTCATGTAATCTGGTGCCACAGTCTCTTATGACTCGTGTCTCTTATGAACACCAGGTGGTGGTCTGTTCTGTACCACTCGAAACTGATTTCTGAAGATCCTTGCTTTGTGTCAGATATGTGAATCGCATTATGCTCTTGTTCGGTTTGTTCATGTACTGTGCATGGTTGGTTTCTTTGCTTGGTTCAGCTTTCACCTTTGCCCCATCTGTGACTGTGAGCTTGCTTGCAGTCTCTTCTGCATAAACTGCGTTTGCAACAGTCGGAAAAAGACATGGAAAAGAACAGAGTTAATTTAGGCATTTGAGTGACCTTCCGTTTGGTGGCTGTTCCTGCATCAGGTGATTCAGATCATAACCTTAAGCAGCCATGTGAAGCTTCATAGATTGCATATTCTTCAGCCCTGTTTAGAATGAGTTCCTGTTCGGATTGTGTATTATTCAATCGACAGTAATGACAGGAATCTGTTACCGGATCATCAAAATCTGCTCACGAGCGATATCATCAGATTTCATGGAATCTGTTACTAAACATACAAACTGGTGAAATCCAAataaattgtcaaaaaaaaaattctgtttgaaaatttttgaacTTGACCGAAAAACAAGTGGTTTGTGTTTTCGACACGGTCTGGAAAGTCTGTACTTCGCGAAATTCAAACCGGATTCCCCTGGAATCCTGAATCAACAGGACAATAGGCAAGGAAGAGTTACAGagttaaataaatattatacaCGAACGTACTAACAAGTTGAGATGGCCGAGTTGGTCTAAGGCGCCAGATTAAGGTTCTGGTCCGAAAGGGCGTGGGTTCAAATCCCACTCTCAACATAATGTCTTTTTaccattttatttttcctaagCTATTTTCCAATCCTTCGCAAGTTAGCAATGCcaatttttatttacttttttcaCAATGCAAACAAAAATGCTCCTTTTAATTCACAATAAAGTCCACTCAAACAATTTTGTTCCACTCCCGACACAACTTTGTTACCCTTTTTTTGTAGCTATCTTCAAATCCTTAGCAATGACAAtctttatttactttttttttggcactgCAAACAACATAGCCCGTGTTATTTTCTCCTTTCAATTCATAAATTGAACAGGCAACAGAAATAGCTGCAGTATCCCTTTGTATTTTGTTATACTGCCAATCTCAATCTGTACCTCGTTACACGGATCTACTCGCTGCATCACCTCATATTGGCTCAAAAATAGTTAACAGTTCTGTAGTATTGCTACTGGGAACGAGCATAATTGCTAGCCTCCAGTTCTAATCATTCATCCCTACGCCATTACGCAGAAATTTAGAGACTATCTCCTCCCACTGAAATTACCATGTCAGCATTGCAGTTCAAGCTAGCAAACATGCTGGCTAACTGTAAACTTGGTGAAACTTGCCCCACATTCAAGTCGTTGGGTCTGACCATCTGGATCAACTGGAAATAGAATGTTGCCACATAGCTTCACTCCGATAAAAGTTGGTGCAATGCACAAATTACTCTCGATCGCAATCACTAGGTCATAGGAAGTTCGCCTGCTCTTGAACTTCGCCAACTGTAGAAAGGAAGATATCAGGTGCAACACTAAGTCACTGTAACAGCATGCAAAGTGAATTCTGAAAGCAATTTCTCACCAGGAAGTTCAACGGCTAAGTTAGCTTGAGCATCAGCATCCGTGTTAAATTCCTACATAATAATAAGCAAACGTGAGTGGTACAGTGATTGAAGTTCTCGCTTCCAGTAGTTTGGagtgatttttaaaaattttaatagtACATGAAGAAGTGTGATGATTGCCCATTGGAGAGGCAGTTTCAGAGGGGCAAATAAGGGAGTTGCCAATTTCCAATGGAAAATAAAGAGTTAATTCAATATAATGTAATGTGGTGCCAAAATTCATATGCCATACCGGAATGATAGctgatataaaataaaatacagcAAGCGTGGAAGACAGCAAATATATGGAACACCTACCCTCAAAACATGGTTGATTTGAAATGTATGAAATCTTCCCTTAATTTCCTTAACCCTTTTGCACAAGTCAGCCATAGTATCATGCCTAGCACGCCATACATCTGAGACCTGCTCCAGAAAGTCAACATGTTACTTATGTTAAGAAACATTAAAATTGATAGAGCTGCCACCTGCTAGAAAAGCTCTTCAACGAGCTGTAGTGATTAGTTCCAACAGAGTTTGTTATCCATTGAGGCATTGATAATCAAGGCCTTGATTCAAAATATGTACTGATGCCTCAACTTGCACTTATGTTGATGGATGCAGCACAgataatttgataaaaaaattctTTGGTGAGGAAAACTGAAGAACATGACAGATCAAGTAAAGCACAGATTAAAAattttgcttttaaaaaattctatttgTTGGAAATTTAATGTTTGAATAGAATGATAGACTGTGCATAGTCACAACAAACTGCAGTACAACATTCAGTTATCTCCTGATGATTCTAGGCTAAAGCATGAAAAATAGTAGTGAAGGTTCAACCAAAACACAAACCTGGTTACAAACAAGCTTAGAATCTCCTTGAGCACGTATATACTTGAATCCCTTCTTGGCAGCATATGTTAGCCCTAGGATCAATGCACGGTATTCAGCAGCATTGTTGGTTGCAATACCCAAACCCTCCCGTAGTTGAGCAATCTCCAGTCAAACAGTAAAAACACATCACCAGTTAGTCATGATAATTGAAGATTAAGAAAGCACCCCAGTATAGTACTGTAGGTGTACTGTGTACATACCACAGTTCCATCTAGTCGCCTTATTACTGCTCCAGCACCTGCTTTCCCAGGATTTCCTTTAGAAGCACCATCAAATTCAAGAAGACAAGAGAGCTGTATAAGATGAAGTCCACTGGTGAGAACAAGTCAGCATTTCGTTGTAGTGAAGACAAGTCCCCAAGTACAAATGTTAGTACTGAATATCTAGGACAAATAACCAAGCAAGAAGGCAGAAGCATTTATAGCTAGCACATTCCATTGTTCATACTCACAGAACTATTAGGTAATGGTTCTTGTTCGGAGACTTTGGGCTGTTTCTTTGACGGTCCAGTTTCCTTCAGCAAATGATTGTTGGTGAGAGAATGTGATATGTAGGCAACACATTTTCTACAGCGGGCACTTTTTAACACAAACACATCTTAACACTTAGCTTGAAAATGATCGATACTTACCATCTCTAGTGGCCTTTTTAAAGTAGAAGTCCCAGTTCCATCAGGTTGCTGAAACAAAAAGCGGCACACAGTATGTTATGGGCAAACACAGAATCAAATAGTAACGCAACAACCTTGGTGGATATAACTTAATGATCAACTCAACATTCAAGGTATGAGAAACTACATGTGAGAAAAACTAAGACCCTGAGAATTGGGGGCAGTTCAGCATTCAGTATTTACGTATACTATATTAATCATGCCATTATACTCTGATGATGATCATATATGTCTTTCTAATATAATGTGTAGCATGATTGAAGTTCAAACAGATAATGAAATGGAGTGAAATGGTAATAAGGTCAaacaaatatatagaaaatgcGAATATAATTAAGGAAGTGGTGCTTGGTAACTGGAAAGGTAAGATCCATTATAAATGTCTAGGCTGAAAATGCTGTACATCAACAAATTAGCATTGCACAATACACTATGGGGGCACAGAGAATGATCCTTTAATAGGAAACACGTTAACATATCTATGCAACATTGGCAAGTGCAGAGGCATATTTCTGAAAAAAAGCTGAAATCACAAACATACATCGTCTTTACCTGGAAAGGGCATGGAACTAGGTCATCAAATAATTCATCTCTTGCATCTGCTGCATTAATGGAGTAAAGAGGATTTCTTAAACCGCGCGCAGCGAGGTATTCTTCTGTCTCTTTACGCAAAGAATAGCCTTTGTACACCGTCACAGAAGGATCACATACCTAGTAAGATATACTTCACATAAGAAATGGCTCTTGACTACAGGTACCCGTTAATGTCGTTGTGTTACCAGCAAGAGAAGGTTAAATTTTGCATCAATGACACTCATCACTCTTATCTCCTAATCTTTACTTCTCTACCCACTACCACAACAATAAGTTTAGTATCCTGCGAAACGCATGAACAAAGCTGCATAATGCGTACTATAAAGCAGTAGCCCATCTTTTCGTTCAAGGAATACAGCTGAGCTACAATGAAGTGCAAATGTCTGCTTATGGTGTGACATTCATAGCAAATGAAATGCGACAGGAGAGCAAGTGTTTGATTCCTGTACTTCTGTATTTGTGAGGAGAGATGGTGAGTGCACATAAACATAATGCTAGAATGAGCAGTCAAAGAGGACGGCGTCGCCTTTACCGAGTTGCTGACTTGAGCCTGGCAATCGCTGAGGCTCTTGTAGATGCCGATGACGTCACCCTTGCGGACGACATAGAACGGCTCACCTCCgtccatcgacggcggcggcggtggctggctgctctgcttcgcggcggcggcggatctctTGGCGGAGCGCCGGGATGAAGCGGAGAAGAAGCGCTCGAGGGCAAGGCcaatgggcggcggcgcgggtggccTGAGCACCAGGTgacgctgctggtggtggtggtgctggctCAGAGCTCCTCCGGCCACCGCGTGCCTCCTCCAAGCCACTCTAGAAATTCCACAGAGAGAAGAAGCGCAACTCCTCATTGGGTAGCTGCCAGGGTGAAACCCAGTCAGGGGGATGGAGCTTACCACCTTGctccctccccggcggcggcccgcctctcctcccgcgttgctgctgctgcttggggAGCGCGCCGCAATCGAttccggcgaccggcggccggCGTGTCGTCGGGGGGGAAGAagtggtggcgccggcggcggagtagGGTTCCACTTCCACTTTGGAATGCTTGCCTTTGCTGGGCTTCGTGTCGGGTCCATTTGGGCCGCCCTATTGGGCCGGAAATTTGAACTATATTTCGGCCCGTTTACATTGAGAGAAAAATCAAGAAATGTACTTGACAAACATCCAAGTCAAAAAATACCATCGGTGAATGCTAGTTTCACAAAATACAAGGTCCGACAAAAATTGAACCGAGACTACAATAATCTTTAGTATCGGTACTAACAATAGCAATGTGCCGTTAGACATTTTAACCGATGCTAAATACCTTCTTTAGCACCGGTTCTTAAAAGAACCGAGATATTTGTAATTTTCGCCGATCGAGCAAAGATCGGTTTTTCAGTGGTGTACATTTCTATCGTATGTAGTTCTTCTTACCTGCTAGAAGGGTTCAGAACACCCTATGTTTTTTTGCTACTTAAGTTTCATCGTATGGCCAAAATTGAttatagcttttttttatttagtgaATCCAATGACTAATATTCATCAGATGTGGCATATTTTAGTTGTATGTTGGGTTTCACTTTTCATTAGTCAGGATATATCATTTGTACAAACAACTTTGTCCAAAAATACTATTGTCGTTAGGGTTTTATTGCCATCCCTCTGTTAAGTGCTATAGGATTAACAATGTATTTAACGGAAAGGGACAAAACTCTAACAACAACGATATTTTTAGGATAAAGTCATACGATGATATTGATAGAACTCACGTTTATTGATGGTATTTATTGGAATTGGGCACTCGTTGTTTATTGAATTCTCTTACAATAATGGGCCAGAGTATTGGGCTTCTGAAATTGGGCCGCGGCCCATGAAGGCGTGGCTCGTAAAACCTCTCCTCCGTTTAGCCCACGGGCTGAGTCGTCTCCTCTCCGCAATCGCATCGCCTCCGAcgagctcgcggcggccggccggcgaggcgacTGCGACTCCGACGaccatggacgccgccgccgccgccttcgcccccGGCGGGCATCTCTTCTCCGTCGATCCCCTCGAGCGGCACGCGGCGAGGGGCCATGGCGTGGTCACCTCCATGGCGGCCGGCAGCGACGTCATCGTCCTCGGCACCTCCCGCGGATGGCTCGTCCGCCACGACTTCTCCTTCGAGGACGCCCATGGCACGTcctcccctcctcgccctcgcagccgccatcttcgccgccgcctcgcgcttCCGCTGATCGCTCCTCTGCTGCTGCAGATCTCGACCTCGGGACCGGCCGCTCCGGCGAGCACTCCGTGCACCGCGTCTTCCTCGACCCCGGCGGGAAGCACTGCGTCGCCACGGTGGTCCACCCGGGGGGCGCCGAGACGTACTACCACCACGCCAGGTGGCCGCGCCCCAAGCTGCTCCCCCGCCTCCGCAACGTCCTCGTCAATGCCGTCGCGTGGAACCGCCAAACCATCACCGAAGGTGAGCTAATACTACTGCATATACTGTTCCTCGATCGAATTGTGTCTCGATTCCGGCAGTCCGTGCTGtgtatttgttcttgattgtggAGTTGTTTGTGGTTTCGGTGCTGTAGCGTCGACCAAGGAGGTGATCCTGGGGACAGAGGATGGGCAGATCTTCGAGATTGCAGTAGACGAGGCCGACAAGAAGGAGAAGTATGTGAAGTCGCTCTTTACGCTCTCTGAGCTGCAGGAGGGCATCAAGGGCCTGCAGGTTCGAGTTTGTTGCCAGAGGCCATCGAGGGCTGCGGTTCTGTACTTGTGTTGTGTTGGTGTTATTTGGTTGGAATGGGCGTGATGGAGGAATTTGGTTGTGCAGATGGAAACCGCCGTGGTTGGGAACGCCACAAGGTTCTATGTGATGGCTGTCACGCCAACACGGTTGTACTCATTCACGGGCATCGGTTCATTAGAAGTAAGTACAATTGCTCAATTTTATCAGCTCCAAATTTCGGAGACATACACCATTATAGAATGTAATGGGAGCAATCTAGATCGAATTTAGTGAAAAGAAAGACCCAGATTTTTCACTTTGGATATCAAAGTCCTCATGGACGGTGTTTCTTGATTTGATAACGTGACTCAGTAACCTCGAAAGTGCTATACTACGCGAAGTCAGTATGCCTCTTTTCTTACAGAGAGATATGCGTGATTAGAACAGCTTGTGATGCCTTTTGCCATTTTAGAGAGCAGCATTGCATGCCAACAGTTTCTATAGAAGATTTTCTCTTGGTTTCCAGAATTTCAGCCCTACAAGATTTATTTGTTTACTCATTTTCTCTTGATGTAATATCTAATAACAACTATATTGCACAGACTGTTTTTGCTAGCTATTCTGATCGTGCGATACACTTTATGGAGCTCCCAGGAGATATTCCAAATAGGTGAGTATAAGGGCAAGTGCTATGGTAGATGTGACTACCACCtccaaatttatctattttattcacTCATAAACTAAGAGGCAATCCATACAATGTATCACCTCTAGTACACAAATACCAATATATCTAATACTCTCACATCCTTcttgaaatttgtgtggaggttgcctcttgatttaggggtggctcatcatctctctcctcacttctctccttCACATCATCACTCAATCCAATGTGGCATTCTTAGGGGCAACATATGGGtcattatagtacttgccctaactTTATGTGATTTATACAGTACTATACAGTGGTAACTACAGTTTGTGCCACCCACTAGAATACTTTCTTTTAGTGAGCTT
The Oryza glaberrima chromosome 8, OglaRS2, whole genome shotgun sequence DNA segment above includes these coding regions:
- the LOC127782366 gene encoding uncharacterized protein LOC127782366 isoform X1, producing the protein MRSCASSLCGISRVAWRRHAVAGGALSQHHHHQQRHLVLRPPAPPPIGLALERFFSASSRRSAKRSAAAAKQSSQPPPPPSMDGGEPFYVVRKGDVIGIYKSLSDCQAQVSNSVCDPSVTVYKGYSLRKETEEYLAARGLRNPLYSINAADARDELFDDLVPCPFQQPDGTGTSTLKRPLEMETGPSKKQPKVSEQEPLPNSSLSCLLEFDGASKGNPGKAGAGAVIRRLDGTVIAQLREGLGIATNNAAEYRALILGLTYAAKKGFKYIRAQGDSKLVCNQVSDVWRARHDTMADLCKRVKEIKGRFHTFQINHVLREFNTDADAQANLAVELPVGEVQEQANFL
- the LOC127782366 gene encoding uncharacterized protein LOC127782366 isoform X2: MDGGEPFYVVRKGDVIGIYKSLSDCQAQVSNSVCDPSVTVYKGYSLRKETEEYLAARGLRNPLYSINAADARDELFDDLVPCPFQQPDGTGTSTLKRPLEMETGPSKKQPKVSEQEPLPNSSLSCLLEFDGASKGNPGKAGAGAVIRRLDGTVIAQLREGLGIATNNAAEYRALILGLTYAAKKGFKYIRAQGDSKLVCNQVSDVWRARHDTMADLCKRVKEIKGRFHTFQINHVLREFNTDADAQANLAVELPVGEVQEQANFL